In Brevundimonas subvibrioides, a genomic segment contains:
- a CDS encoding dihydroorotase, producing the protein MTQTYDLIVRGGEVVNHAGRGPADVGVRDGRIAFVGDLSQASAGQVIDASGLTVLPGVIDTQVHFREPGLEWKEDLETGSRAAALGGVVAVFEMPNTEPNTTDPATLEDKLARARDRMWTDHAFYIGGTHANAVHLGELERLPGCCGIKVFMGASTGDLLIADDDGVRKVLNAVSRRATFHSEDEYRLAERRPLARPGDWTSHTDVRDAESAIMSTRRLVRLAKETGKRIHVLHVSTAEEIEFLAHHKDVATVETTPQHLTLDGDEAYERLKGYAQMNPPIRNAPHIAGLWRGIDQGVVDVLGSDHAPHTKEEKARPYPASPSGMPGVQTLVPVMLTHVANGKMTLERFVDLTSAGAQRVFQTANKGRLAEGYDADLTLVDLKAKRIIRHEDMASRCGWTPFDGFEATGWPMATIVRGRVVMSDGELIGTAHGRPVNFQEALTA; encoded by the coding sequence ATGACCCAGACCTATGACCTGATCGTCCGTGGCGGCGAGGTGGTGAATCACGCCGGACGCGGCCCTGCCGACGTGGGCGTGCGCGACGGTCGCATCGCCTTCGTCGGCGACCTGTCGCAGGCCTCGGCGGGCCAGGTGATCGACGCCTCGGGTCTGACGGTCCTGCCGGGCGTCATCGACACCCAGGTCCATTTTCGCGAACCCGGCCTGGAATGGAAGGAAGACCTGGAGACCGGCTCCCGCGCCGCGGCCCTCGGCGGCGTCGTCGCCGTCTTCGAGATGCCGAACACCGAACCCAACACGACGGACCCCGCCACGCTTGAGGACAAGCTGGCCCGCGCGCGGGACCGGATGTGGACCGACCACGCCTTCTATATCGGCGGCACCCACGCCAACGCCGTGCATCTGGGCGAACTGGAACGGTTGCCCGGCTGCTGCGGCATCAAGGTCTTTATGGGCGCCTCGACCGGCGATTTGCTGATCGCCGACGATGACGGGGTGCGAAAGGTGCTGAACGCCGTGTCGCGCCGCGCCACCTTCCATTCCGAGGACGAATACCGGCTGGCCGAGCGCCGACCCCTGGCGCGCCCCGGCGACTGGACCAGCCACACCGATGTGCGCGACGCCGAAAGCGCGATCATGAGCACCCGCCGCCTCGTCCGGCTGGCGAAGGAGACGGGCAAGCGCATCCATGTCCTGCACGTCTCGACGGCCGAGGAAATCGAATTCCTGGCGCATCACAAGGACGTCGCCACCGTTGAGACCACGCCCCAGCACCTGACGCTGGACGGCGACGAGGCCTATGAGCGGCTGAAGGGCTATGCCCAGATGAACCCGCCGATCCGCAACGCCCCCCACATCGCCGGCCTGTGGCGCGGGATCGATCAGGGCGTGGTGGACGTGCTCGGCTCCGACCATGCCCCGCATACGAAAGAGGAAAAGGCCCGGCCCTATCCGGCCTCGCCGTCCGGCATGCCGGGCGTCCAGACCCTGGTGCCGGTCATGCTGACCCATGTCGCCAACGGGAAGATGACGCTGGAGCGGTTCGTCGACCTGACCTCGGCCGGGGCCCAGCGGGTGTTCCAGACCGCGAACAAGGGCCGCCTGGCCGAAGGCTATGACGCCGACCTGACCCTGGTCGATCTCAAGGCGAAACGGATCATCCGGCATGAGGACATGGCCAGCCGCTGCGGCTGGACCCCCTTCGACGGCTTCGAGGCGACCGGCTGGCCCATGGCCACCATCGTGCGCGGACGGGTCGTCATGTCCGACGGCGAACTGATCGGCACGGCCCACGGCCGCCCGGTCAATTTCCAGGAAGCCCTGACCGCGTGA
- a CDS encoding ribonuclease HII, which yields MAKSFPTLALETLLAARVGGPVCGVDEAGRGPWAGPVSAAAVILNADDLPAGIDDSKALTAARREALEVEIKARAVAWGVGFASVEEIDALNILHATGLAMCRAIEALQVTPVAALVDGNYRFRLPCDVETVVGGDGLSLSIAAASILAKTARDRVMVEMDGLYPGYGFAGHKGYNAPVHSQALQAMGPSPIHRRTWAPIRALLEA from the coding sequence ATGGCGAAGTCATTCCCGACCCTTGCGCTGGAGACCCTGCTGGCGGCCCGCGTCGGCGGGCCGGTCTGCGGGGTGGACGAGGCCGGGCGCGGGCCTTGGGCGGGGCCGGTCTCGGCGGCGGCGGTGATCCTGAACGCCGACGACCTGCCCGCCGGCATCGACGACTCCAAGGCCCTGACGGCCGCGCGGCGCGAGGCGCTGGAGGTCGAGATCAAGGCCCGGGCCGTGGCCTGGGGCGTCGGCTTCGCCTCGGTCGAGGAGATCGACGCCCTGAACATCCTGCACGCCACGGGCCTGGCCATGTGCCGGGCGATCGAGGCGCTACAGGTCACGCCGGTGGCGGCGCTGGTCGACGGGAACTACCGGTTCCGGCTGCCCTGCGACGTGGAGACGGTGGTGGGCGGCGACGGGCTGTCGCTGTCGATCGCGGCGGCCTCCATCCTGGCCAAGACCGCGCGGGACCGGGTGATGGTCGAGATGGACGGACTGTACCCCGGCTACGGCTTTGCCGGGCACAAGGGCTATAATGCGCCGGTGCATTCGCAGGCCCTGCAGGCGATGGGACCTTCGCCGATCCACCGCCGGACCTGGGCCCCGATCCGGGCGCTGCTGGAGGCGTAG
- a CDS encoding DNA adenine methylase encodes MRDRPLLPGEGRLSMIKYLGSKRALLDPITASIRGLLPDGGQVCDLFSGTARVGHALKGQGFQVWSNDHNAYAATLATAYVQADRDRWHDRAAAVLADLAATPPAPGWFTRTFCEDARYFTPGNGARIDAMRDRIEAMGLEPELKAIALVSLMEAADRVDSTAGLQMAYMKSWAARALKPLELRMPALQPAVAAGPCRATQGDALDIARAFDGDLVYLDPPYNQHSYLGNYHVWESLVLWDRPETYGIANKRIDVRTRKSAFNSRPGIGPALQAVIEAIRAPHLIVSFNDEGYLSREQLVAMLSVRGPVQVIEIPRPRYVGARIGIHNPRGEKVGAVGRLRNVEYLFVVSDGASALAA; translated from the coding sequence GTGCGCGATCGCCCTCTCCTGCCGGGAGAGGGGCGTCTGTCCATGATCAAATACCTCGGCTCCAAGCGCGCCCTCCTCGACCCGATCACGGCGTCGATCCGGGGCCTGCTGCCGGACGGCGGTCAGGTCTGCGACCTGTTTTCCGGCACCGCACGCGTCGGCCACGCACTGAAGGGGCAGGGGTTCCAGGTCTGGTCCAACGACCACAACGCCTATGCCGCGACGCTCGCCACCGCCTATGTCCAGGCCGACCGCGACCGCTGGCACGACCGGGCCGCCGCCGTCCTCGCCGACCTGGCCGCGACCCCGCCAGCGCCCGGCTGGTTCACCAGGACCTTCTGCGAGGACGCCCGCTATTTCACGCCCGGGAACGGCGCCCGCATCGACGCCATGCGCGACCGGATCGAGGCCATGGGCCTGGAGCCGGAACTGAAGGCCATCGCCCTGGTCAGCCTGATGGAGGCCGCCGACCGGGTCGATTCCACGGCCGGCCTGCAGATGGCCTATATGAAGTCCTGGGCGGCGCGGGCGCTCAAACCGCTGGAGCTGCGCATGCCCGCGCTACAGCCCGCCGTCGCCGCCGGACCCTGCCGCGCGACGCAGGGCGACGCGCTGGACATCGCCCGGGCCTTCGACGGCGACCTCGTCTATCTGGACCCGCCGTACAACCAGCATTCCTACCTGGGGAACTACCATGTCTGGGAAAGCCTGGTGCTGTGGGACCGGCCTGAAACCTATGGCATCGCCAACAAGCGGATCGACGTGCGCACACGCAAGTCGGCCTTCAACTCCCGCCCAGGCATCGGCCCGGCCTTGCAGGCCGTGATCGAGGCGATCCGCGCGCCCCATCTGATCGTCTCCTTCAACGACGAAGGCTATCTGAGCCGCGAGCAGCTGGTCGCCATGCTGTCGGTGCGCGGGCCGGTGCAGGTGATCGAGATCCCCCGTCCGCGCTATGTCGGGGCCCGCATCGGCATCCATAACCCCAGGGGCGAGAAGGTCGGGGCCGTGGGGCGGCTGCGCAATGTCGAATATCTGTTCGTCGTCTCCGACGGCGCCTCCGCGCTCGCGGCTTGA
- a CDS encoding glycosyltransferase family 9 protein, giving the protein MSARFPILYIAEADAQTAVLSSGVLAWLVDSLPDADFTIVGSAASAPLFADTPRLKRLIVLDRTTRWDWLGLWNQVRDTRWGLIVDMRGTKFSERLRRLKRAVRGPDHPGLHAVEAAARVLQLDQVPAPRLFFSEDTRAAADALIGPDPAPILAVGPGTDWIGTRWPAERYAKVAGPLLAEDGPLAGGRLMIVGEEADRDLAHTIRLAVPRTRVIELQGKLTWLQTAAALSRASLYVGADSLWTQLAVAAGVPSVGVFGPSDDARVGPWNGVSLRGERSLEEFRAIDPRLNQHIHHMLGLPADRVLRAARGLLARDAAAG; this is encoded by the coding sequence ATGAGTGCGCGTTTCCCTATTCTCTACATCGCCGAGGCCGACGCCCAGACCGCCGTCCTGTCATCGGGCGTCCTCGCCTGGCTGGTCGACAGCCTGCCGGACGCGGATTTCACGATCGTCGGGTCTGCGGCCTCTGCCCCCCTTTTCGCCGACACGCCGCGCCTGAAACGTCTGATCGTGCTGGACCGGACGACCCGCTGGGACTGGCTGGGTCTGTGGAACCAGGTCCGCGACACGCGCTGGGGCCTGATCGTCGACATGCGGGGCACGAAGTTTTCCGAACGCCTGCGTCGTCTGAAACGCGCCGTGCGTGGCCCCGATCATCCCGGCCTGCATGCCGTGGAGGCCGCCGCCCGGGTGCTGCAGCTCGACCAGGTGCCCGCCCCCCGGCTGTTCTTCAGCGAGGACACCCGCGCCGCCGCCGATGCCCTGATCGGCCCCGATCCGGCCCCGATCCTGGCGGTCGGACCGGGCACCGACTGGATCGGCACCCGCTGGCCCGCCGAACGCTATGCCAAGGTCGCCGGACCGCTTCTGGCCGAGGACGGCCCCCTCGCCGGTGGCCGGCTGATGATCGTGGGCGAGGAGGCCGATCGCGACCTGGCCCACACCATCCGCCTGGCGGTGCCCCGGACCCGGGTGATCGAACTCCAGGGCAAATTGACCTGGCTCCAGACCGCCGCCGCCCTGTCGCGCGCCAGCCTCTATGTCGGGGCGGACTCCCTCTGGACCCAGCTGGCGGTCGCGGCCGGCGTGCCCTCGGTGGGCGTCTTCGGCCCGTCCGACGATGCCCGTGTCGGGCCGTGGAACGGGGTCTCCCTGCGCGGCGAACGTTCGCTGGAGGAGTTCAGGGCCATCGACCCCCGCCTCAACCAGCACATCCACCACATGCTGGGCCTGCCCGCCGACCGCGTGTTGCGGGCGGCGCGGGGCCTGCTGGCAAGGGATGCGGCGGCGGGCTGA
- a CDS encoding prephenate dehydrogenase, which translates to MTGPAGARPRLGLIGYGAFGRLTARHLSPWFEVLAHDPAATEEAGDRARLTDLATAAACPVVILAVPVEALAETLSAIGPDLQDGALVVDVGSVKVGPARLMAEHLPARVQAVGTHPLFGPQSARDGIAGLRIAVCPVRGDRIARRVAAFCRQALKLKVFIVSPEDHDREAAVVQGLTHLISRVLLSMEPLPTRMTTTSFERIMQAVEMVRYDSPAVFRAIERENPYAAGVRNRFFDLAARARADLDDGTTPQASSGPPVGSRGSSGSPAS; encoded by the coding sequence GTGACCGGCCCGGCCGGAGCGCGCCCCCGGCTGGGCCTGATCGGCTATGGCGCCTTCGGCCGCCTGACCGCCCGGCACCTGTCGCCCTGGTTCGAGGTCCTGGCCCATGACCCGGCGGCCACGGAGGAGGCGGGCGACCGGGCTCGCCTGACCGACCTGGCCACGGCCGCCGCCTGTCCGGTGGTGATCCTCGCCGTCCCGGTCGAGGCCTTGGCAGAGACCCTGTCGGCCATCGGGCCCGACCTGCAGGACGGCGCGCTGGTCGTCGATGTGGGCTCGGTCAAGGTCGGCCCGGCCCGCCTGATGGCCGAGCACCTGCCCGCCCGCGTCCAGGCCGTGGGGACCCACCCCCTGTTCGGGCCGCAGAGCGCGCGGGACGGCATCGCGGGGCTTCGCATCGCCGTCTGCCCGGTGCGCGGCGACCGCATCGCCCGCCGCGTCGCCGCCTTCTGCCGCCAGGCCCTGAAGCTGAAGGTTTTCATCGTCTCGCCCGAGGATCACGACCGCGAGGCGGCCGTCGTCCAGGGCCTGACGCATCTGATCTCGCGCGTCCTGCTGTCGATGGAGCCCCTGCCGACGCGGATGACCACCACCAGCTTCGAGCGGATCATGCAGGCCGTCGAAATGGTCCGCTACGATTCGCCCGCCGTGTTTCGTGCGATCGAACGCGAGAACCCCTATGCGGCCGGGGTTCGTAACCGCTTCTTCGATCTTGCGGCGCGGGCCCGGGCCGACCTCGACGACGGAACCACGCCTCAGGCCAGCTCCGGCCCACCCGTGGGATCGCGCGGATCCAGCGGCAGCCCCGCCTCCTGA
- a CDS encoding YgfZ/GcvT domain-containing protein, translating into MTDRIARLNSRALIRVSGADAKPFLHNLLTQDVETLTDGEVRFGAMLSPPGRLLFDLFLWGEAGGVVLDVAADRRDTLIQRLSMYKLRAQVEIAADDRPVVASWPGVAAGFVADPRTVAMGGRTIGDHPTDASEADYDAHRLSAGVPDPAADAGSDRTYPIEANFDLLNGIDFGKGCFVGQETTSRMKRRGEIKKRMLALTFDGPPPVPGAEVLNGELRAGELLTGQDGRAMALVRLDRLEGALTVNGRAVAVQWPGWMAPD; encoded by the coding sequence ATGACCGATCGCATCGCCCGACTGAACAGCCGCGCCCTGATCCGGGTAAGCGGAGCAGACGCGAAACCGTTCCTGCACAATCTGCTGACCCAGGATGTCGAAACCCTGACAGACGGCGAGGTCCGGTTCGGGGCCATGCTGTCGCCGCCGGGGCGGCTGCTGTTCGACCTGTTCCTGTGGGGCGAGGCGGGCGGCGTGGTGCTGGACGTCGCTGCGGACCGGCGCGACACGCTGATCCAGCGGCTATCGATGTACAAGCTCAGGGCCCAGGTCGAGATCGCGGCCGACGATCGGCCGGTGGTCGCCAGTTGGCCGGGCGTGGCGGCGGGCTTCGTCGCAGATCCCCGCACGGTGGCGATGGGCGGCCGGACGATCGGGGATCACCCGACCGATGCATCGGAGGCCGATTATGACGCGCATCGCCTGTCGGCCGGCGTACCCGATCCGGCCGCGGATGCGGGGTCGGACCGCACCTATCCGATCGAGGCCAATTTCGACCTGCTGAACGGCATCGACTTCGGCAAGGGCTGTTTCGTCGGCCAGGAAACCACCTCGCGCATGAAGCGGCGGGGCGAGATCAAAAAGCGGATGCTGGCCCTGACCTTCGACGGGCCGCCGCCGGTGCCGGGTGCCGAGGTGCTGAACGGTGAACTGCGCGCGGGCGAGCTCCTGACCGGCCAGGACGGCAGGGCCATGGCGCTGGTGCGGCTGGACCGGCTGGAGGGCGCGCTGACGGTCAACGGGCGGGCGGTCGCGGTGCAGTGGCCGGGGTGGATGGCGCCAGACTAA
- a CDS encoding DUF6999 family protein, protein MSLSDGGDAAGWKADPFDARRYDANDPDPWLALYLDHSLPIDPQAKRALLLGARSWSRRWLFPVSRPVVFLFFCVVKVLRAISPRYPNLNGLLHRSIHWGLRIFGSPECNTLILRHFHVGTELLAFLKANSGVDPALVKTVPLKPLTLKDLEDNVFLQHDLNIFNFIIELNMALRAAGKEITPPERVDFSMLSDIEPAFETFPTGPLNRIDIQTAVEFYTPLYALMLPRADFMRASHSLQLDEIVGIYIGRILGTDYHMHFVKNGHPLVTLSTLQAGFRLMMHGLDCEAMHGWLRVLKARQEAGLPLDPRDPTGGPELA, encoded by the coding sequence GTGAGCCTGTCTGACGGCGGAGACGCGGCCGGCTGGAAGGCCGATCCGTTCGACGCGCGCCGCTATGACGCGAACGATCCCGACCCGTGGCTGGCACTGTATCTCGATCACTCCCTGCCGATCGATCCGCAGGCCAAGCGGGCGCTGCTGCTGGGGGCGCGGTCGTGGTCGCGGCGATGGCTGTTCCCGGTCAGTCGCCCGGTGGTCTTCCTGTTCTTTTGCGTCGTGAAGGTTCTGCGGGCCATCTCGCCGCGCTATCCCAATCTGAACGGCCTGCTGCACAGGTCCATCCACTGGGGGCTGCGGATCTTCGGATCGCCGGAGTGCAACACCCTGATCCTGCGCCACTTCCATGTCGGGACCGAGCTGCTGGCCTTCCTGAAGGCCAATTCCGGGGTCGATCCGGCGCTGGTGAAGACGGTGCCGCTAAAGCCTCTGACGCTGAAGGATCTGGAGGACAATGTCTTCCTCCAGCACGACCTGAACATCTTCAACTTCATCATCGAGCTGAACATGGCGCTGCGGGCCGCGGGCAAGGAGATCACCCCGCCCGAGCGGGTCGACTTCTCCATGTTGTCAGACATCGAGCCGGCGTTCGAAACCTTCCCGACCGGACCGCTGAACCGGATCGACATCCAGACGGCAGTGGAGTTCTACACGCCCCTATATGCCCTGATGCTGCCCCGCGCCGACTTCATGCGGGCCAGCCATTCGCTGCAGCTGGACGAGATCGTCGGTATCTATATCGGGCGGATCCTGGGCACCGACTACCACATGCATTTCGTCAAGAACGGGCATCCTCTGGTGACGCTGTCGACGCTGCAGGCCGGGTTCCGGCTGATGATGCACGGGCTGGACTGCGAGGCCATGCACGGCTGGCTGCGGGTGCTGAAAGCCCGTCAGGAGGCGGGGCTGCCGCTGGATCCGCGCGATCCCACGGGTGGGCCGGAGCTGGCCTGA
- a CDS encoding DNA-3-methyladenine glycosylase I has product MLDSQSRCAWCGTDPLYVAYHDTEWGVPEYDARALWEKLVLDGFQAGLSWITILKKREAFRAAFDGFDPDRVAAYGENDRARLMADAGIVRSGAKIDATIRGARVFVEMRDRGEDFADWLWSFVDGRPVQTTPSTMAGVPTQTDQSVAMSKALKARGFKFCGPVIVYAFMQATGMVNDHVAGCFRCEEVRAMAGS; this is encoded by the coding sequence ATGCTCGACTCACAATCACGCTGCGCCTGGTGCGGGACCGACCCGCTTTACGTGGCCTATCACGACACCGAATGGGGCGTGCCCGAGTATGACGCGCGGGCGCTGTGGGAGAAGCTGGTGCTGGACGGGTTCCAGGCGGGCCTGAGCTGGATCACCATTCTGAAGAAGCGCGAGGCGTTCCGGGCGGCGTTCGACGGGTTCGATCCCGACCGGGTCGCGGCCTATGGCGAGAACGACCGGGCGCGGCTGATGGCCGACGCCGGCATCGTGCGGTCCGGAGCCAAGATCGATGCGACGATCCGGGGGGCGAGGGTCTTCGTCGAGATGCGGGACCGGGGCGAGGACTTCGCAGACTGGCTGTGGTCGTTCGTGGACGGGCGGCCGGTGCAGACCACGCCGTCGACCATGGCCGGGGTCCCGACCCAGACGGACCAGTCCGTGGCGATGTCAAAGGCCTTGAAAGCCAGGGGCTTCAAGTTCTGTGGCCCCGTGATCGTCTATGCCTTCATGCAGGCCACCGGCATGGTGAACGACCACGTCGCCGGATGCTTCCGGTGCGAGGAAGTTCGGGCGATGGCCGGGTCGTGA